In Ciona intestinalis chromosome 7, KH, whole genome shotgun sequence, the genomic window CAAGCTCTTACTTCAGATTATCATCAGCATTTACGAGAAGAAGAAGACTGCATTGATGCTGCTAACTCCTCTGTTATCAATTCTGAAGCAAAAAGCGTCCGAAAATGCGTCAGTGAAGTGATATGTACAGTACAGCCATTTGACCTCATGCTAAACCCAAGTATAATAGAGGATTTGTTCAACACTTTTTCACCATTACTAGGCATAATAGCTATTACCAGTCAACAAAATGGCAGCTCTTCAACAAAACTAGCTTCTCATTTTAATATACCAGCATTTTATTTCACAGTTGGTGGCATAAGACTCATAATTCCACTTCAGTTTTGTGAAAATCTTCCCCCCTGTAGAGATTCAGCACTGATGGCTTGTTTCAACCATTTACAGATCAACCCAAGGCCCCAAAATCCACTTACAAGGCTTGTGCTTGCACCAAATATATATCGCAAAGCAAATGCTGCTGGCCTACTACAGTGCACTGGAAGCGCCTTGGAAGACAAACAATTTGAATTTACTTTCCAGGACATTAGCATTGGAACCACTAAATTTTCTGAGGTAGTAGCTTATCTAAACAACCCAACACCCTCAGATAACCCAGCACTACAGTGGAATACTGCTGGCAAAATACCAAAGGTTGAAGAACCTACTTTCCATCCAATTATTGAACAGTTTGATATGCATGCTACCATTGCCCCTGCAATATGGCACCGTACTGCAACCAGAGAAACTATTGTATGCGCCCCATCATTTGAAGCTAACCTTATAACAGATGTAGTGATTCACCTTACAGCAATGCAGATTGGGACTGTATTAGATATTGGGAAAGAATGCAGCGAGAATCTTGAAAATGTTTTGACCAGTTATCACTCAGTGACTTCTCAGAGTCCAGAGGAGCTTGCAACACTGAACGAGGACAGTGGGTTCAGTGTATGTGAAAGCTCTCATGCAAGTGAAAAGCCAGTGAAAGCTGCTAATGTAAGTTTAATGGGAGATGGATTGCTGACAAGTTGTAAAGTAAAACTTATGTGTTATGAATTTGTGGAGAACACCGCTGATGAAAAATTAGTGAAACCTGTGTTTCTGCTTGAAATATTTCAGCCATCGTTCGTTTGCCAAGTGTCAAAACAATCTCAGAAGATAGAAATGCAGTTTCACGACGCAGAAGTTAAAGCTTCTGATGGAAAACCGGTTCAACAAAGCCTAATACATTCAGATGGTAATTATGCCTCTCCTCTCCTACAAACACTTTCTGGTAAATGCGATAAACGAACAGGAATTCCTCCATCTCTATTCACTGCTACTGTTCCCCATTTTTTAACCAGTAAAGCAAACATCAACGTTGCTATGGAAAGACCTATGAAGTTTCATTTAGATGAGAACGTAGTCAACGCCATTAACTCAACACTGTGTTTaatgggaaaaatgggaccAAAGAATAAAGCAAGAGAAACTGCTACTGTACAACCATCTAACTTGGCAAAATTATTTTCGTCAGCTTCATTCCAAAGTGATCAGATTGTTTTAGAAGTTGATTTCTCCACGTATGCTGTGCGTGGCTCACTGTCCAGTCTTAAATCcaatttacaattaaaaaacaactccATTGGATTTAATGTTGATGTTCACAATCTTGCTGTAAGGCACAGGCTGGATAACAAAGATTTTACTCCATTTTTGCTGCCAGTCTCCATTCAAGTTTCCTCTCAAACAAATCCGATTAAGAAAGCTTCAATTTCTCCAATCAAGCTTAGAGTAAATACAACACCAATTCATATTATGTGTGATTCCAGCATCATTGACTGCATTAACCCTGTAAAAGATTGCATCCTGAAATGGCAGTCTTTTTTAACCAGTAATAGCAATGATAAACCTCTTCAAAAATCTGGCCCACATCTAATGAGCAACCCATTATATTCTACCAACAGCGATGATTTACGAATGGGCACGTATACATACATTACATCTGATGATCATGAACCACAACCAAATCAGATCGTTTTTTCCTCAAAAGCCCCACAGTGTTCAATGACTTGGTCCTACAGCCAACCACACACAATAAAGAGTGTGCACATTACGCCTTTACCGTTTAAAGTTCCACAGAATTCAGatgaagaaaatatttacaatattaagTGCATACTAGAGTCTTATGATGATGGGAATTCTGTTTAcgttaaacaaaaagatttcTTACTATCGGAAACAGACCACGTTGAGTTCAATTTGTTCTCCGATGAAACTCCATTTCACGAGATCGCTTGCGCTACCAAGTGGCGAGTTATTGTTTTCAACGAAAACGAAGTCAAAATATCTCCCATGTCGCTTGCTGCAAGCATGCAAGTTGAAAGTGTGTTCAGTTCGAACCTCATATCATCTATGTCTGTTCACGTTAACATTAAACAGGTTCTTTTCACTTTTCTTTGTcacaaaaaccaaaacaaaatagaatgcaTGCAAATGAAAGCAGATGATATTGTGTCTGAAATTAAACAGTGGACTCATGTAGACCCAACAAGTCTGTCTGCATTCTGTGACCTGAAACTTTTTGCTCAAGTAATTGACCATCGTAACATTACATGGCTGCCAATCTTACAGTCCTGTACGCTGCATTTATTGTACAAGAATCTACAAGAACTCAACCAAGTGAAAGTTGAATGCAAAGACAAGCTTGAGTTACATGTCAGTCAAAGGGTCTTACACTCATTGCAATACCTCCTTACTGTGTGTGGCACCGGATCCATGTCCAGTTCCCACCAGGACTTTCCAggtatattgttaaaaaacaacaccGAGTCATTCCTGCTTATAGGACAAGGAATGACTGATGAGTGCTTACGAATGGCGCCAAAAACAGAGACATCTTACTCCTGGCGCAGCCACAAATGCTCTCCCATGCTTCATGTCTCTATTGAGGGGTTTGGAAATTCTAACTGGTCCGACACTTTTTCTCCATACCCTCCTAATGGTCACCACTTAATGATGGTAGGTGATGAAAATGGAGTTGTAATATCTACAGAAATGAACACATCATGGCAAGCTAAGGTGACATTTAACGGACAGATAAGATTTATCAACCGAATGTCTTTTGATTTGAATTTATCAGTTGAAATGCAAGACAAAACAGTAACTGCTAATATACCAACAGGAAGAGCAGCAGATTATCTTGTTTCACCTTCAGGCATTGCATCTGTATTAATATCTCTGTCATCGGACATAAAAGATTTATCACCTAAAGTTCTTCTATCTGATCTAATGATGAAAAATACTGAACCAAAGATTGTTAAATTGTTTGACTTTGATGGGACCCCAAAGTATGTTCAAATTCATCACTACAAGCATGACTTGACAAATACCTTTGTTTTGCTCCCAGTATTTGTTATATGCTCCCATTTACCGAAACCTGTTATACTGCATGTGGAGTCTCGAAGTGAACAGAAGACAGTCACTTACATCTTACCAGGCTGTGGGCAAGAAAAACAACTCACGGACCTTACCCCTGATCTTACCCACCATCTCACAATTCAGATGAACGAAAACGAATCACCGTTTGATGCTACCATACCTATTCACTGCTCGCTCAGAAACACAATGCCTGAGACTGGAGATTTTAACTTAGAAAAGGAAGATCTCACATCTACATACCCCAtgtatgtaaaacaaaacaatcagACTGATGAAAATTGGAATCACAGTGACGGTAAAATTCAGGCAAATTTATCTTTAAACTGCAAGTCATTGTTAGTGGAACTCACGCCTTGGTGTTTGATACACAACCAAACGAACCTTGTATTCTGCATTACTTCATCAGATGGATCAGTATCAATAATTCAACCAGGTCAAATAGAGGTCCCTGATCATTTTACAGGGCTCTTCCAGCTCCGGACTAGCACCAGCTCCAGCAGTGAGTGGCTCACACTTGAAAAAGATGAAGAAAATGATCATCCTTCACGATCTGGTATGCTCAGTTCAACCCGTATTGCATATAATGGATCCCTATCTATACTGCTGAGGAAAAAATCCACAATATTTGATGTACTAATCAAGTCCAGTATCCAGCATGGTATCCGTCTGCTTACCATTACGCCAAAGTGGTGGTTTGTTAATGCGAGCCAGGATCATGAACTTTTAAAGGTATCAGGATGCACTAACTACCACGAGAAGTATCTTATGAGGAGACGTAAGCTTTTAGATGCAAGTGCAGAATCCCCGATCCCATTACTGAAGTGGAGGATGGATGTAGAGTCCAGCTCTTACTCCGACAGTACATCCAGTGAGGAAACAGGAGTAAAAGATGATTCAGTAGATGTAAAAGATAACGAAGTTACAGTCATTACTTCCTCTGTCGATACAACATCCTCATTTATGTGTATTGGCACAGATATTAACGTTGGAACGTTACGTGCTTGTTTTGTTGACCGTACACTGTGTGTTTTCACTAAAGACTTGGTTGGTGCAGTTTCTGTTGAAAACCAATTTCGTCGACGACTGATAAACCTTCACGAAACCGGTGAAAAGAAAATGGCAGAAAAACTGTTTCTTACAAAGTTTGAACATGATGATatgatttatttaattctgaATGATGTAAAGGgggaaaaatattatttgcacAATCACACAAGTTCAACTCTTTGCCTGCGTGAGATAGCAGATGTTGACACCCATCAAACAACTGTGGAGGTAAAACCTACAGAAACTGTGGCTTATGAAAGTTTTATGGATGCGGAGCTGTTTCCAAGGTGCTTGCGAAACTACAGATCAATCAAAATGCAACTTGCAAAGGAAGGGGTGAATCAATGGACAGAAATACTGGTTTCCGGCAAAGCTGCAAATACAGAAATTGATATTCCAGGCATAGGAATGGTAAAGCTTACGACTGTTGTACAAAACGCGAAAATTCGACTTCATTTTGGTGAAATTCCAATCGCAGAAAATCAAATTCCATTAACAAAACAGTACTCTTTTTCTGCTAAGATCCCAGAAATGAAGGTTGTATTCTTAGATGATTTAATCAACCATATATACAGCATAGACATGGTGCAGGCCTTCCTGGATGAGGTCCATGTCATCATGACAAAGGATACAAGCTCAAAAAACTGGATTGCAAAACTTTCTTTGTCTAATATTCAAGTTGATAATCACGCTTACCCTGAAACAGATTTCCCAGTTTTTATATCTTCCTTGCCAACTGATGCCGACATCCCATTCCAACTAATGCTAACATGCTCAGATTCATTCCAAATCCTGTCAATTGATCTTAAACTCTTGCCATTGGAAGTTAGAAGTGAAAGCGCATTCGCACAAGCGCTGTCTAGTCTTTTACAATCATACATGGAGTCTGCTAAAGGGGTTGATGTCAATGTAGCTGTGGATCCTATGTTTCCAAATGCAGTTCAACATGAAGCTAAAATAATCAGCCAGCCTTTAAGATTGCAGTCCATCAGTATACAGCAAGCAATGTTAATTCTCAGTTTCCGAGCTGCAGTAAAACTCTATGTTTCGATTGATCGCGGAGTTCTTTCTTTCTCAAAATTTTCCTGCAGGGATGTTGATACAACAGTTGCAGAACTAACACAAGAGCTGATGCGACATTATTTCGCTGAAACTGTCTTCGGTGCTGGGTGGGTGATTGGCTCTCTTGATTTGCTTGGCAACCCTGCAACGGCATTAAGAAGTTACGCCAAAGGTGTGAGTGATTTTCTGCTCATGCCATATGAAGGATTAATGATGGGACCTACAGCTTTTGTGGGAGGATTCACGCGAGGACTTTCCTCTCTTCTTCGTCACCTATCCTCTGGGACCCTTAGATCTGTGACCAATATCGCATCCAGCATCTCAAGGAACCTCTCGAGAGAGCAAAAGTTGCAGCAACGATACTTCAAGCTTCCAGGTGAAACTTCAGAAATCCTTCTGTCTTCTGCAGCGGGAGATCAAGATACAAACTCTTCAAGTTCGGGTTTGGTATCTGGAATCAGCAAAGCTCTCGTTGGTGTGGTCACCAAACCACTTGGCGGTGCTGCAGGAATGGTTTCTCGAGCAGGAGAAACAATCATCCAGAAAGTTGGCTTGGAGGAACAAAAAACCCAGCGCCAAGGATCCTCTTCCCACACAATTTCAAGTTACCGTAATTCCGCCTCTAAATTTAGCTTAAAAGTTATTCAAGATAATGTTTCAGTTGACATGCTGTTTCTACTCGATTGCCAAATATTGAGCACAAATGAAGCAGGTTTCGAATGCACTCTTGTTATATCTCCCTCAAACCTCTACATTATAAGATCAGCAGATGATGAAATTGAATCCGTACTTCCAATAAAGGACATTGACCTTAGAATTTCAGAAACCTCTGAAAATCATGTTCTTTCAATCCACCAAGCTGAATCAACTATAAATGACACAGATGCTCCATACACAGAAAAAGTTGCAGATTATCTTGGTGTGaataaacattcaaataacGATGGACCGATTGAACCTCATTCAGAAGTCAAATACACAGCATGTGTGGTGAACAACGCAACTGCTAACTTGTTCTTGTCTCTATTTCATTTATTGAAGcaaaaaccaaacaaatttTCTTGGTAGAAATTTTTACTGGTGAATTTGgattaaaaagtgtaaaattcATTTTGAAAAATAGACTTACAAATTCTTTTCTATCtctatttcatttattaaagcaaaatccaaacaaattcatttacaagttatttttattaaattttggttaaaatagTGTAAAATTTTCTTTGAAAAATAGTCCCGCatattcaaaatgttcctatctgtattttatttattagcaAAATCCAAATAAATGTTCTTGGTagatttttaactgtttaattttgggtataattgtgtaaaatttaattggaAATAGTATGACATATTCTAGTTTAATTACAATCATTTATACTGAATCCCCTATGATACTTTATTTACAATGTACAACTTATtttgtaactcatttatcaCAATGTATTCCACACTGTACTTAGTatgtagttttgtatattCCATGCCAACTTTTTTAAGTAAGATTTCtgttttcatcattttttgcTGATTTATTGGTGCCTTGGCAActgttggaaaaaaataactacataatataatgttaataatatgctttatttaccaatatttttaatgctttgtaaaattttggcAGTTATAACATGCTTAATTTAACTATATCTTAAATGTATTGGTGAAATTTTGGCTAACTTTTCTCGTTATACGCTTTTTCTGTTTCTTGTAATTTTTAATGGGTTTTGAAGCCTTGAGTAACTAATGCTTATAGTTGGGTAAATGTAAAGGTATTGGATGGTTGGAAGCAGAAGCGGAGCTGGTCAACATTTCAGAAAAACCGAGATTCAAGCAAGAGTTGGCCATTGTTTTGTTGGTACCCAACTAATTAAGGGATATTTGTGTCCGGTCCTATGGCGTTATACAGGGGTGAAGGCCTATAGCAAGCCACACCAAGGGACCTGAGATtcaagccagagttggctatTGTCATGTTACTACTGATTATTGAGATTTGATGCACTATCCACATATGACGATCCAACACACCAGCTACATCACATTGCATACAAACTCCAAATTATCTGTGGGTGAAGCTCTACAGCAAGCCATACCATTACCAAAGGAGTATGAGATTTAAGATGGAGTTGGCACAAGTAATCTGTGGAAAACCCTATGAAGATGCACCTATGAAGATCTTCTACATCACACAAACTTTAAATTCTGCTACAACTAAAGACATTATTAAACGCACCACCAAAAAGGGTGTCTTAGAAGCGCAAACAAAATCTAAATTCGATCTACTATAACTGAAgaagaaatttttaaaaaacaccatCAAAAATGCAAAAGTAACAACTGACAGTGACGAAACAATCTTTCAATAAAATGGACAATTCGTAATAAACCATCCATGCCtgcttaaaaatattgtttttcagGCTTCAAAACCCATTATATATGCTTTTTTAATTCTGCAGCTATAAACGTTCCCATACATATTGTTGTATTCGGTAGATATATTTAATCCAGCAGTAATTCTAAACTTCTGTGTTATAGTTTACTGTTATTACCGTGTGTGCAATATATGGTATTATGAAGTATCTAATTTCATGCCTATAGATTATAACATGTAgccaattatttattttacgagtattttattttcagaattGTTTAGaatacttttaataaatatttgtaatggGAATAGATTGGGTTTCTGTTGCATATGCAGCTTCAATAGCAGCTGGTGGAATATCTGGATACTTGAAAGCTGGTAAGtcagttttactttaaattaactCTGATTTTTGCAAATAAGTGTGTGTAGatggatttttggatattaggtcTTTTGTgtccatatataaacataacagaCACAAATCTCTGGCAAATTGTAGGATATTATAAGTAAAAGATATATGTTTCGCCTAAATGCCATTGTCAATTTGTCAGTCcctcatttaaataaaatgattttttgtcttttacattttcgtagcagCTAATTCTTGCTGTATTTGTACCTGTGTTTTTACTGTCAGTTAATCAATTTGTATGGTAACTGCTGTAATATAATTTGGGCGTAAAGCAATATTCATTCTTCATTTTTATCCAGGAAGCACAGCCTCCCTTGGAGCTGGTCTATTATTTGGTGGATTAGCAGGAATAGGAGCTTACAGATCCTCTGTAGATTCCTCAGATTTGTGGCTTTCACTGGGTATGTTCATTAacatttcatttatatttggAAAAATGTGCTTTTAGCcaagttttattgtttgtattagaatgaaacttattttgtctctttggTTACTATAATAAAGATCGGGAAAGTTTACAAGAGCCAAAAGAAGGGCAGTGTAACGGTGAAACATcagttgttacaacaacacttattaataaaacagaaaatgaaatattatttatggATAGAAGGCGTGatttgttaaactttaaaagcGATAGATGGTTAACATATATGGAGAAGAAGCATGCCAGTTACTCAACATACAGAGCCTTTACAGTGAATTTCTCGctaacacatttaaaaactttgaataataaacatgctttcaaagttatgtttttaacaaggTGTCTCTCTTTCCCTTGGTGGTTTGATGGGCTTTAGGTTTTACGGCAGT contains:
- the LOC113474002 gene encoding vacuolar protein sorting-associated protein 13B-like; translated protein: MSMLRLESYLSPFLLSYLSKYVKDIEAKNFQLSLWGGDAVLHNLQFKLDALDNELGAAPFSFVSCQAQEMRLHVPWSKLASEPVVATLNTVECVIKLNCHKTLKKEVVSTKDDKSNPPPVQASYIEGLLRKIKNNFSIVVNNLILKYIEDDIVLSVNIQTASYNGVNEQWKPAFVELTEKSPVLRHVCELKDMTVCLDRRGVSGRVESFEEPLLFRSNLVIRKHTTFPKHISRRPSAIKFNLMMDRYELNISEVQLPAVLHLLQLCLHLYYGRIEVSHTIEETTVEAQNESQEGWASWAWSYVPPILSYDELEKNEVRNPVLTFAFYIKHIWIKFKPSRSGSSKQFHRSQSTRSRPLLEMEAQGLSLEIVSRGLDFFSCLTTLAFGSISYLGGVPDTVNGVNISNHACNEKILIASGGGSLVGFAADSLFDFRSPENNDTPSHYILTKQEFDSKQSACRTSDVFYSEYLYIAEDGRHADAMEEVEFNDFLREVNLKDVEQWENVQERSWKKIIVGGERSELFLSSYTLLCADVLTSWARNHTHKEYPLRAKEIIVQPQSLKQGNLIFFVPTRMSTFEIRNTSITLPVLHTHCRNYSPKRFHRVDLYRKGSYTQLHPHNDETNAKLPCLITNIQDARFTMDQPMYARHLAAYLSAYRSPPSRLLEKCNTHYTAVVSNINSYIWMSDPKPNKMSTLPSSTLPVIQVDDVVMESHSLQGQEFWEERSTMLCGQTKFTLHSFSILGTPFQLEMLSHTLDSWMQYVKPVSNVDQVLDVSFMQSTFEENTVGNLHFVVQNVIAEVNSSFSSHSICGALKSIDLYWNANNQVIPIIQCTHHLNSNHLTNTFSNSTPPKLDLQRRQHEKRSLVWNEDSHWLSFYIRSPTASNTYGVAVVHMHSTVVNIDPFILNIVSHFPGIPLQHLLPVTTEANLQEEKESTTSLSPNFKYAIQLQNKGVHILLHKNSIPIDPHSYLTLSLTDAIRLKMMDSDTCSGITMVCFPEITAFTSGHKRLKVTPDLLKKGVPVNKFTEFGTLNIGLENASVYTVLTHNTDQHIHYIAQPCAATCTVVITPPKSTSSKTSAAIHLDVEPIKLKISQPQAELLVAILNQFLTCINDVKKNCPSPQLEQKVTMEKVQSQTPIESVKSANPKPGNAESKSNLSVTESSSVSDKLPFTLWLQCTLPKFSATIYHKGKVMTKIELQVEDVSLSLDVQSVYLKLMSSFSTCSVHHYTRTAGAWSNSEWKGVTLSPMFSTLPSFLQVCETPKFNALSHNSDSATKHGKFFDITFTQALTSDYHQHLREEEDCIDAANSSVINSEAKSVRKCVSEVICTVQPFDLMLNPSIIEDLFNTFSPLLGIIAITSQQNGSSSTKLASHFNIPAFYFTVGGIRLIIPLQFCENLPPCRDSALMACFNHLQINPRPQNPLTRLVLAPNIYRKANAAGLLQCTGSALEDKQFEFTFQDISIGTTKFSEVVAYLNNPTPSDNPALQWNTAGKIPKVEEPTFHPIIEQFDMHATIAPAIWHRTATRETIVCAPSFEANLITDVVIHLTAMQIGTVLDIGKECSENLENVLTSYHSVTSQSPEELATLNEDSGFSVCESSHASEKPVKAANVSLMGDGLLTSCKVKLMCYEFVENTADEKLVKPVFLLEIFQPSFVCQVSKQSQKIEMQFHDAEVKASDGKPVQQSLIHSDGNYASPLLQTLSGKCDKRTGIPPSLFTATVPHFLTSKANINVAMERPMKFHLDENVVNAINSTLCLMGKMGPKNKARETATVQPSNLAKLFSSASFQSDQIVLEVDFSTYAVRGSLSSLKSNLQLKNNSIGFNVDVHNLAVRHRLDNKDFTPFLLPVSIQVSSQTNPIKKASISPIKLRVNTTPIHIMCDSSIIDCINPVKDCILKWQSFLTSNSNDKPLQKSGPHLMSNPLYSTNSDDLRMGTYTYITSDDHEPQPNQIVFSSKAPQCSMTWSYSQPHTIKSVHITPLPFKVPQNSDEENIYNIKCILESYDDGNSVYVKQKDFLLSETDHVEFNLFSDETPFHEIACATKWRVIVFNENEVKISPMSLAASMQVESVFSSNLISSMSVHVNIKQVLFTFLCHKNQNKIECMQMKADDIVSEIKQWTHVDPTSLSAFCDLKLFAQVIDHRNITWLPILQSCTLHLLYKNLQELNQVKVECKDKLELHVSQRVLHSLQYLLTVCGTGSMSSSHQDFPGILLKNNTESFLLIGQGMTDECLRMAPKTETSYSWRSHKCSPMLHVSIEGFGNSNWSDTFSPYPPNGHHLMMVGDENGVVISTEMNTSWQAKVTFNGQIRFINRMSFDLNLSVEMQDKTVTANIPTGRAADYLVSPSGIASVLISLSSDIKDLSPKVLLSDLMMKNTEPKIVKLFDFDGTPKYVQIHHYKHDLTNTFVLLPVFVICSHLPKPVILHVESRSEQKTVTYILPGCGQEKQLTDLTPDLTHHLTIQMNENESPFDATIPIHCSLRNTMPETGDFNLEKEDLTSTYPMYVKQNNQTDENWNHSDGKIQANLSLNCKSLLVELTPWCLIHNQTNLVFCITSSDGSVSIIQPGQIEVPDHFTGLFQLRTSTSSSSEWLTLEKDEENDHPSRSGMLSSTRIAYNGSLSILLRKKSTIFDVLIKSSIQHGIRLLTITPKWWFVNASQDHELLKVSGCTNYHEKYLMRRRKLLDASAESPIPLLKWRMDVESSSYSDSTSSEETGVKDDSVDVKDNEVTVITSSVDTTSSFMCIGTDINVGTLRACFVDRTLCVFTKDLVGAVSVENQFRRRLINLHETGEKKMAEKLFLTKFEHDDMIYLILNDVKGEKYYLHNHTSSTLCLREIADVDTHQTTVEVKPTETVAYESFMDAELFPRCLRNYRSIKMQLAKEGVNQWTEILVSGKAANTEIDIPGIGMVKLTTVVQNAKIRLHFGEIPIAENQIPLTKQYSFSAKIPEMKVVFLDDLINHIYSIDMVQAFLDEVHVIMTKDTSSKNWIAKLSLSNIQVDNHAYPETDFPVFISSLPTDADIPFQLMLTCSDSFQILSIDLKLLPLEVRSESAFAQALSSLLQSYMESAKGVDVNVAVDPMFPNAVQHEAKIISQPLRLQSISIQQAMLILSFRAAVKLYVSIDRGVLSFSKFSCRDVDTTVAELTQELMRHYFAETVFGAGWVIGSLDLLGNPATALRSYAKGVSDFLLMPYEGLMMGPTAFVGGFTRGLSSLLRHLSSGTLRSVTNIASSISRNLSREQKLQQRYFKLPGETSEILLSSAAGDQDTNSSSSGLVSGISKALVGVVTKPLGGAAGMVSRAGETIIQKVGLEEQKTQRQGSSSHTISSYRNSASKFSLKVIQDNVSVDMLFLLDCQILSTNEAGFECTLVISPSNLYIIRSADDEIESVLPIKDIDLRISETSENHVLSIHQAESTINDTDAPYTEKVADYLGVNKHSNNDGPIEPHSEVKYTACVVNNATANLFLSLFHLLKQKPNKFSW
- the LOC108949279 gene encoding transmembrane protein 14C-like codes for the protein MGIDWVSVAYAASIAAGGISGYLKAGSTASLGAGLLFGGLAGIGAYRSSVDSSDLWLSLGVSLSLGGLMGFRFYGSRKFMPAGLVALLSVGMVARCAYNLRNAPVKNE